The sequence below is a genomic window from Ipomoea triloba cultivar NCNSP0323 chromosome 10, ASM357664v1.
TATCCCACACAACTAATGGTTCCAACTACTAATCATTATGTCAAAACAACTTAACAAGGCATCAAAAGGTATTCAAGACCCTCATAGTACTTTGATAGATAAAGCCATCACCGCAATCTCCTAGCCTCTCTCTCAGACTCGAGCAGGGCGATGACAATTTGtttcgtctttttttttttacgacaTAATTTTATGAGGGAATACACAATTTGCAACCAAAAGATTAGCGACGGAATAACGACAATAATTATTTCCGTCGTTATATTTCACGACAGAAATATGCAATGTAATATGAGTTATGTGATGGAATATTTTTTCACACGATGGCGACAGAAATAAACATTTCCGTTGCCAAAATTGCGAAGGATTCAAGACAGAATGATTTCCATCGCCTACTTTGCGACGGAAAATTTTGTCACGATTTTCCGTCGCATTGCTTGCGACGAATTATTTCCGTCATGAAATGAAATATGACAAGCATAGAGGCTACAGAAtgaattccgtcgcaaaacgTGATTTGTGACGGAATTTTGCATTTTTGCGACAGAATTTTTCTGTCGTGAATCGCgttttttcttgtagtgttaaTTTTCAAGGTTCTTCTAAACTACAATTATtcgccaaagatcttgtggtcaagtaGCATAGCTGTGGTCCTCCCAAGTGAAAGGTCACAGGTTCAATCCCTAATGGAGgcgttggctctttgtgcttcagtactGGATTCTATTCTATTCTTTTTACTACTTGAATGGAATGGTTCCAACTCTtgaataaagaagaagaaaaaaaatttagagaatGCCGCGAAGATGAAGAAGGAatacgaagaagaagaacaaatatatttgttttttccttGTAGAGTCGGCCAAAAGAAGAGCAATAAGAAATAGTCTTGGTCAAtcatactcatatatatatatatatatatatatatatatatatatatatatatatatatatatagaatcataTTCAAATGTGAACTTGATTTAAGATGGGAACTTAGGGACTAATCTGGACCCTTTATTTATATGGGTTTACGGTTGCGATTTTTGAttggttttattttcttaattagttTAGGCTTATTAAGTTTATGCGTGGAAGGTTAGTTTAGTCTTTTCCTTCTATTTTGTAAACCGATAAGTTAGGGCTTTTGAATTCAAAATGTATTCGATTTCTATTCGTGCACTAGTTTTATTTATTGCTTTTGTATTCTAGATGTATTTGTATTTCCATTCGTGCACTGCCCACAGGTCAGTTTGCCGAATACACCTCTTTGCTGAGTGCATCTCCTCCGTGAATTGCGTTATTGACTGAGCTATGGCCTTTGCATCTTCTACCATTCGGTCGAAGAGGTCGGCGACTGGACCTCCTAGCGAACAACTGGCGCTCCTCTAAGGCGGTGGGCGAGGGGGAGTCCCGGACTCTGGTGTTCGATGGTCAAAGAGGCTCTTGTCTTGCCACGACTCCGATCAGCTGGTCGGTTATTCTGGTGGAGCGTCGATGGCTCTCCGTGCGTGTACGCTGTTGAATAGGGAGGCTTCAGGTCGGCCTACTTTAAAACCAGGTTTGtgttttttcattttagttatttatttatttatttgtgtgctgGTGTGTTGTAGTGGTTTGAAATTAGCTAATTTTTTGGGCGTGCATGCACTGCCCATTTTGGTTCGTTGGTTATAATATAGTTATgttgtaattaatattattctgttCTGTGCATCAGACCAGCCGGTGGGTAGCACTGATAGTACCTCATCGGATGATGACTTCCAAACGGCGCCTCGTGGGTTTGTGGAGGCAGATCGTAGGGGCACTAGGGTGGATGTAGGAATGGCCAAAGACGGAAGGGCACCAGTGGGGGTTTTCAAAGAGTTCCTCATGATTAAGACTCGGTGTAGGCCTAAACCACTTGTGTGTGTTATAAAAGACTTCAATTCACGTCAATGTGAAGCGGTTAGGGAGATTGGATTTGGGGGTGTGCTTGAACTTCAGGTTACAAATGCACCGTTAAGGTTGGGTTACTGGTTGGTCACCAACTTCCACCTAGAAGATATGTCTGTGCACTTGCCAAATGGTATGAAGTTACTACTCACTAAGGATGATGTAGCAGCAACATTGGGTCTACCATGTGGGCCGATCACTATTACAGAACGGGATAGCCAGGTTGTAGGGCCATATTTGCGACAATGGAGGGATAAGTTATGTCAACCTGAGGGGGATGTGACGGTGAAGGCACTATGCAATGCGATGTTGAGGTGCAAAGATGGAGATGTGTGGTTCAAGCGACATTTCAGTGTCGTGGTAGTCAGCACTCTCGTTGCAAGTGAGCATAATGGGTATGTCAACCAGAAGATAGTCCATATGTTGCATGATGTTGATCGGATAGCTGATTTAGATTGGTGTgggtttttgttgaaaaaattgGTCAACTGTCATGAGGATTGGTCTCAACGTAAGCGTCTCAGGTTCACAGGACCCATCATCTTCTTAACTGTGAGTTACCAGTGCAAACATCCACTTTAAGTTAGCTAATTGAGATATTTTGTGAGTTGTTATGATTGTTCCCTCCCCCCCTCCCAGTTACTGTATGTTGACAGGTTAGTAATAGGCAAGCGTGACGTTCAAAGGGTTGTGCCGTCTTTGAAGGGATGGTCGACGAAGATGTTAAAGGCAAGGGAATCCTTGGAGATTACTTATGGTGGCTTTGGACTTGGTCGGTTGGATGCACCACTTTGCCAGGAGAACAACCCTGGTGTGTCTATTGGTCAACAGCTTATCGTGGGCAACAGATCAAAGGTATTGTAATAGAGCACTAGTGCAAGTTTCGTgttgtattatttttagttttttttcagATTAAAGAATTTATGCTGACCAGTTCAAGTTGTTGTTAGTAATCAAAGATGGGAACTATCTACGTGCAGAATAGTACAACACTTGAGATTAGTGCAATTACTCTAAAACCACTACTCTTATATGACTACGGTTTATTATACATTACTTTGTCTTACAAAGTTGGGTTTAACATGCATTCCTCTGTGTTGTTAGTCTCTTGTTGACAGGTTGGAGGAGAAAAAAACAATTCTTCATTCAGCAGTCCAAGACATTATTGAGCTAGTGCATCAATCACCAAAACTAGCTCAAGATTCTGAGTTATTCCATTCTGTGTTTGAGAATGCCCAGAATTTAATGGCTTTGAAGCCTGGAGTAGCACATGATCCTAGCCTAACGTCTGACCAATTCGATGATGATTTTTGGGATAACCTAGATAATATACTAGCGCTAGAGCAAGCTGAACAGGCTGCGCAAAGGGGGAAGTCATTGATGGACGCTCCTACTTTTAGCTTAGGGTTATCGCAGGAACAGACAAACTTCAATTGTGCTGACGTTTCGACCATTGCAAGGGGGTATGTTACCCCTCCACCACAGGTTAATCACAAAACTTAAACAATGTATTTGTTGGGGTTCAAAACACAGATTAGTGACAATGATCTTATTGCAGGCTACCATTCGTTTGGGGGGCTCACATAGTGCATTGTCGGGGGAATTAAAGTTGGTACCTTGTGACCGTAAGGGAAAATCACCGTTGAACACCAGCCCCCAAATGCTCACGGGTTATTTGAGCTCTACGCTAGTTGAAGTGTGTACCGTCCTATGGGATTGGGTTTTTGACAACTCCCAGGCTGATTTGTAAGTGTATTTTGGAATGCATTGCACTTGTATTTCTATTTGTGGGACCACTAACCATGGGAGGGTGTTTACTTTCCCAGTGGTGAGGTATTGTTCTCGTACCATGGACAGAATGCACTATGGCGGGACTTTCGGACTTTGCAACAGGGCACACATGTTTCTGCTGCAGTCGTTGATGCATGGTCTAGTCTGTTGAATGCACCGGTAGAAATAAGGAGGTGGGGCATGCCGTCGCGCATGTTTGCATCGTTATCCACTACGGTACGTTCTTATAAAAAACAGAACTACCGATTAAAGTTCTATATGGTTCACCTTACAAACGTGGTTTTTGTGGAAACAACAAGGCACGGTGATCTCTGCTACTGCTGACCGTGACGAAAGGCTAAACTGGTTCTCGAAACGCCTTAATGCAGATCTCCGGTCATCAAAATATGTTGGTTGGAGTTGTATAGACTTGGTAAGTTTACCACACGTAACAGGTGAGTGCACATCCATGCATTCTGGATGGTTTGCAACATTGCTTTGTTAAGATTAATGTTTTCTCACTCGCAGTTTGTTTTCCCCATTATTGACCGTGGACACTATTATGTTATGATCGTCTGCACAAAGAATCGAAGGTTTGATATTATAGATAACTGCTCGTCTCGGTTGTCTAACAAACAGAGATATGGGAAAACACCTGATAATCTGGTATTTCTTATAGTCGTGCTCTTCTAGTGTGGGGTGCATGTTGGAGAATGGAATTTATACATTGGTATGTTATAAAATGCATGTGTTTGGTTATCTTTGCAGATTGACTTGCTTGCCTCGTTCCTAGAGCTCAATGGCCACCCCTTTCGTGCTGTTTTGGTCCGAAACTTGGAACCCAAGAGGTTGCAGATGGGTTGGCAGGTCACATCTAATAAGCATGACTCTGGAATTTATACAGTGTGTCATATGGAGTTGTTCACTGGACAACGGTGTGCTGAATTGGACTATGGGTTGGTAAAAGGGGATACATGGCAGATTCTAAATCTTCGGAAGCGGGTAAAAGGGGATACATGGCAGATTCTAAATCTTCGGAAGCGATACATGCACAACATTATTATGTCAGCAAAAAATGTGCAGCGATACATGCACAACATTATTATGTCAGCAAAAAATGTGCACAAGGATGCAATTTCCACGCTTATGTCAGCAAAAAATGTGCACAAGGATGCAATTTCCACGCATGTTGCACAGTATGGGCGTTTAAGATCGGGCAATGCTTCCTAGTGGAATCAGAACAGTTGGAGGCTATGGGGTGGGATGCTTTTTGGGGAATTGCTATGTAGTTcagcattattattatgtttagacTAGGACACGATTTATGGGTGTTAATGATTTGCACCTTTATTTTGGAGGCACGTGCAGTTGTTTGCACTGTAGATTTTGGAATCATTCTATTGTGTTTTTAATCATCTTAATGTGTTTTGAATAATTACAGTGTGCATTCAGGGTttgtgtttttcatttttatttattgtttaatataGTCTGAACCAGTCCTAAGATCCttgggtttttatttatttgcttttgatcttatgagttatgaatattatattatattatatacataattttatttttttttacttcgtgcatggtttttatttttttgcgaAATTTAATTTAAGTGTGATGAGAGCTAGAGAACTTGCAATCACTTAAGTACTTTAAGAAATGCAAGCATCATATGAAATAATTAACTTCTAAAGAAATAATAAGCAATCGCATCTGCATGTGTTtacccaagaaaaaaaaactacaaatgcTATATAggctagtaaaaaaaaatacacaattcatttttatttattgtttaatataGTCTGAACCAGTCCTAAGATCcttggatttttatttatttgcttttgATCTTATGggttatgaatattatattatattatatacataatttatttatttatttttttacttcgtgcatggtttttattttttttttttgccaaatttAATTTAAGTGTGATGAGAGCTAGGGGACTTGCAATCACTTAAATAGTTGAACAAATGCAAGGCATCATAtgaaataattaacttatgaaGAAATTCAACAATGGTCTCTGCATGTGTTTATCcaagaaaaaactaaaaatgctatataggctagtaaaaaaaaagtacacatttcatttgtatttattgtttaatataGTCTGAACCAGTTAACTAGGATGATTATCATATGCTGGTGAGTATGCACATACACACCACTTTAACCCGTTGGACAGTTTCGGCTATCGTGCCGGGCAAATTGGTTGCACGATCTACACAGTCGCTTCGGCTTCTTTGACTTTTCGATTCCTTTCTCTCTATTTGCCTTTGCACAGTTGGCAATAAGTGTTTGTTGCCAGATATCAAGTTTTCGATTTGCACGCAAAAATACTTTGGATGCATCTGTTGTCAAATAATGGTTGTGCTTGTTTTCAAATATAGAAACCAAAAACTCTCCGGTGTTGATCTTTCTGAAACCTATCTTGGCACCACAACAAACCCTATTGGAGGGTCGTCGCCTACGTTGTATAAGACCTCCACCATCTTCTCCTTCCCCATTTTTGTGCTTCTTTACACCCCCACCTTTATATCCCTCACGGCTGCAGACTaaatattttgttgttatttCTCCTTCCCTATTTCTCTTCGCGGTGCTTTGCCTGGCGTCGAATCCACTTAGGGCGGCATAACTCCTATACAGTTGGacactgtaacaccccaattttcaactcttacatttattacaaaatccgtaataaacgctgcggaagcttacatcttatcagcagaaaactgggtgttaccgccacgcttaggtatctctcctatacccaaacgttaaggctaaacttacaacatcaatatacaacatcaacatcaaacttaatacataaggAAGTCCTCCTTCCAGAGTatctattctaagatagagtagacctcaacctgtacttctcTTCTGTTCAGAGCTTGCTGGGCTACAGgggtccacactaatctgcaactgataagaacacattgaagtgtagttagcgcgacggctaagtaaggaaatccaatgtcacttaaaagtagacaaaggtttgaaaacacgcataagagagttttgtaactatacccatttgatgagatttcacctgaaaataagttaacaatGAAGACTTGTACAAAAAGTGTTTAGTGAATCAACATTCACCTGTCTCTTACTTGAAATCCATCTacctagttatacacttatataaattccactaacactacatatgtccattcttaatactattattataatggtacgaacccatagtcaaccatttatgaatcaatcgattcctagcaccattcatattaa
It includes:
- the LOC116033189 gene encoding uncharacterized protein LOC116033189; translation: MPDEIENLKASLVLMQQRLDAIESERADQPVGSTDSTSSDDDFQTAPRGFVEADRRGTRVDVGMAKDGRAPVGVFKEFLMIKTRCRPKPLVCVIKDFNSRQCEAVREIGFGGVLELQVTNAPLRLGYWLVTNFHLEDMSVHLPNGMKLLLTKDDVAATLGLPCGPITITERDSQVVGPYLRQWRDKLCQPEGDVTVKALCNAMLRCKDGDVWFKRHFSVVVVSTLVASEHNGYVNQKIVHMLHDVDRIADLDWCGFLLKKLVNCHEDWSQRKRLRFTGPIIFLTLLYVDRLVIGKRDVQRVVPSLKGWSTKMLKARESLEITYGGFGLGRLDAPLCQENNPGVSIGQQLIVGNRSKSLVDRLEEKKTILHSAVQDIIELVHQSPKLAQDSELFHSVFENAQNLMALKPGVAHDPSLTSDQFDDDFWDNLDNILALEQAEQAAQRGKSLMDAPTFSLGLSTIARGYVTPPPQATIRLGGSHSALSGELKLVPCDRKGKSPLNTSPQMLTGYLSSTLVEVCTVLWDWVFDNSQADFGEVLFSYHGQNALWRDFRTLQQGTHVSAAVVDAWSSLLNAPVEIRRWGTVISATADRDERLNWFSKRLNADLRSSKYVGWSCIDLFVFPIIDRGHYYVMIVCTKNRRFDIIDNCSSRLSNKQRYGKTPDNLIDLLASFLELNGHPFRAVLVRNLEPKRLQMGWQVTSNKHDSGIYTVCHMELFTGQRCAELDYGLVKGDTWQILNLRKRVKGDTWQILNLRKRYMHNIIMSAKNVQRYMHNIIMSAKNVHKDAISTLMSAKNVHKDAISTHVAQYGRLRSGNAS